In Deltaproteobacteria bacterium, the sequence CCAGTCCTCGGGAGGTCCGTCCGCGCTGAGATCGAGGCGGGCGGGCGAGTCGTCCGGGAAGCCTGTCAGGGCCGCCACCAGGCCGCCGGCTGCCTCTTCGGCGACGGTTTCGAGGCGGACCGTGCCCGCGGCAAAGTCGCGCCGGATGTGCAGGAAGATGCGCCCCTCCACCGCGTCCGTGCGGCGCAAGCGCAGCACGATCTCCTGCAGGTCGTCCTTGTCGGACGCGCGTCCTTCCGCGTCGAACCGGATCGATTGCGGCAGAACGCCCTTGGCGATGGAGACGCGCTGCAGCCGGATCCCCTCGAGAGAGAGCGCGATGGGTGACCGCGGCCAGTCGAACGGTCCGCGCCTCCAAGGAGGCTGCGGTTTCAACCGTGGCCACGCGGCGCTGTCGGCCGGCTTGCGCGTCACGGTGACGCCGGCGAATTCGAGGCGACGGATCGCCAGTTCTCCGTCAAGGAGTCGCTGCGGCTCCCAGGCGAAGCTCATCCGCTCGACTTCCATCCACACGCCTCTGCCGTCCGAAACCTCCACGCCCACGAGACTGGTGAGGCCGTCGTCACCGTCCTCGATGGAATGCACACGGATTTCGAACGAGCCGGGCGAGCTGATCTGGTCGAGCGCCAGCCGGATGAGCTTGTTCCGGATGGTGGTGAAATCCACCTGTGCCTGCGCGCCGGCGTGCGGCAGCAGCAGGCCGGCAAGAAAGAAGGCGATAGGCAGAAGGCGTCGCATCAGAAGGCCTGTCCCATGGAGAGGTAGAGATGGAAGTCGTCGTCCACGGGCCGCGGGTTCAGCGGAACGGCGACGTCGAGCCGGATCGGGCCGGCGGCGGAGAAGTAGCGGACTCCCAAGCCCGCGGCCCATTGAACGCCGTCGAAGACATGGCCGTCGATGTTCCGGGAAACCGCGCCCGCGGCTACGAAGCCGACGGCTCCGAGGCTGTCGTTGAAGCGCATGCGCAGTTCACCCTCGGCCTCCAGCGCCAGCCGGCCCCCGACAGGCTTGTTTTGCGCGTCGAGCGGGCCGATGGCGTGGCGCCCGTAGCCGCGCACCGACTCGCCGCCCCCGGCATAGAGCCGCCGGTTGGCCGGCACGGACTCGAGACGTTCGGAAATGATTGTGGCGCCGCGAGCGCGTGCGGCGACCACGTAATGGGCGTTCTCGTCGAGGCGGGAATAAGCGGACGCGGTGGCGTCGAGGGTGAGGAAATAGGTTCCCGACTTGTCGAGAAGCCCAGCGTGCGGAACGGCCTCCAGCCGAAAACGCCGGCCGGTCTTCGGATCGAGCAGATCGCCGGTATTGTCGTACGCCGCGAAAACGGGCGCGGCGGCCAGCCGGGTTTCCGCTTCGACGCCGCCGTCGCGCACCGTGCCGATCTCCACCTCGGTGCCGGCGCCCACCTCCCATTCGCGGTCCAGGCGCCGCGACAGCCCAAGGAAGCCGGTGCCGGTCCGTGCCTCGAAGGCCTCTTCCTCTTTGTTCTCCACGCCCAGGCTTGTCCGCAGCTCCTGGCCCGCACGGCGGTACTGGGGCTTGCGCAACTCCGCTCCCAGACTCTGATCCACACGCCCGCCCTCGGCCGAAAGGAGCAGAAGCTCGTTGGCCCCGAGGAGGTTCCGGTGGCGGAAGTCGGCACGCGCCGAGGCCCCCGTGTCGGTGTCGTAGCGCAGGCCGCCGGCGATACGCCGCCGCGGTCCCTCTTCAAGGGTCACTTGCACCGGCAACGCCATTGACCCCTCGTCGCGCGGCGCGGTTTCCGGAATACGTACGGAGACCGACTTGAACAGGTCGGTGGACGCCAGGCGGCGCTGGTACTCCGCAAGCCCCTCGGTGTCGACGGGTTGTCCGGCGGCCCACGGCAAGTACGTGAGGAGGTACTCCTGCGCGACGGTTTCCAGGCCGGCGAAGATCACCCGCCCGTAGGAGCAAGCCGGCCCGGTGGCGATGGTGCTCGCCACCGTCAGCGTGGCCGTTTCCGGATTCGCGGATCCCGAGCGCTTTACGAAGGCCGCGTAGGGGAACCCTTGGCGGCGGAGCGCCTCCACGGCTGCCCGCTCCGCGTCCACGATCGCGGCCGACAGCGCTCGACCGCCCACCGGAGAACCGAGTCCACGCGCATCCAGAGCAGGAGGTTTGCCTGCGCCGCCGCCTTCGAGCAGGAAAACGTGCTCCGACAGGGTGAACGGCGGTCCGGCCTCGATGGAGAAAGTCACGGTCGGCCGTCCCGGCGCGCGTGAAACGCGCGCCGATGCCGACGCCGCATGATGGCCGAGCGAGCGCAGGATGGTCACCAGCCTGGCTTCGTCTTCCTTGGCGCGGCGCAGGAGAAAGTGCGTGCTGGGGGCGCCATCGTCCTTGAACCGGTAGGTCAGCAGCGTGTGGCCGGCGAGGTCCCGAACCTTTTCCGACGGCGACCCTTCGAGGACGACGTCATAGGCCACCGCCGGTTCGGGCCGCGGCGCGGTGGCAGGCGCGGGCGTCTCCGGGACCGTGCAAGCGACGGCGAAAACCAGACAGCATGCGGCGGGCAGCAGGGTGCGCGGAAACATGCGCCACCGCTGGCGCGAATAGGCTCGCGAACGCGACTCGAACGGGTTCATGGGGATCGTTGCACGTGCACAGGGTGGTGATGGGTG encodes:
- a CDS encoding BamA/TamA family outer membrane protein translates to MFPRTLLPAACCLVFAVACTVPETPAPATAPRPEPAVAYDVVLEGSPSEKVRDLAGHTLLTYRFKDDGAPSTHFLLRRAKEDEARLVTILRSLGHHAASASARVSRAPGRPTVTFSIEAGPPFTLSEHVFLLEGGGAGKPPALDARGLGSPVGGRALSAAIVDAERAAVEALRRQGFPYAAFVKRSGSANPETATLTVASTIATGPACSYGRVIFAGLETVAQEYLLTYLPWAAGQPVDTEGLAEYQRRLASTDLFKSVSVRIPETAPRDEGSMALPVQVTLEEGPRRRIAGGLRYDTDTGASARADFRHRNLLGANELLLLSAEGGRVDQSLGAELRKPQYRRAGQELRTSLGVENKEEEAFEARTGTGFLGLSRRLDREWEVGAGTEVEIGTVRDGGVEAETRLAAAPVFAAYDNTGDLLDPKTGRRFRLEAVPHAGLLDKSGTYFLTLDATASAYSRLDENAHYVVAARARGATIISERLESVPANRRLYAGGGESVRGYGRHAIGPLDAQNKPVGGRLALEAEGELRMRFNDSLGAVGFVAAGAVSRNIDGHVFDGVQWAAGLGVRYFSAAGPIRLDVAVPLNPRPVDDDFHLYLSMGQAF